Proteins from a single region of Rhodospirillales bacterium:
- a CDS encoding DUF1833 family protein: MTLTDAATRELAAQDCATPWLVLLEISHPQLPAPLRLTSDGVATISNGASYEPFPFEVTLPDDAEGRAPRAQIRIDNTSQEVVALLRGLTTPPSLIIRIVRSTDPDIVEREWAGLEWRASTFDVGFVTGTLSVDDLAAEEFPYVTFDGRFKALWP, translated from the coding sequence GTGACCCTCACCGACGCCGCGACCCGCGAGCTCGCGGCGCAGGATTGTGCGACACCCTGGCTGGTGCTGCTGGAGATCAGCCACCCGCAACTGCCGGCGCCGCTGCGGCTCACTTCAGATGGTGTGGCAACCATCAGCAATGGTGCCAGCTACGAGCCGTTCCCGTTCGAGGTGACGCTGCCGGATGATGCCGAAGGCCGCGCGCCCAGAGCGCAGATCCGGATCGACAACACTAGCCAGGAGGTCGTCGCGCTGCTGCGCGGTTTGACGACGCCACCGTCGCTGATCATCCGCATCGTCCGCAGCACCGATCCCGACATCGTCGAGCGCGAATGGGCCGGGCTCGAATGGCGGGCGTCGACGTTCGACGTCGGCTTCGTCACCGGCACGCTCAGCGTCGACGACCTCGCCGCCGAGGAGTTCCCCTACGTCACCTTCGACGGGCGGTTCAAGGCGCTATGGCCGTGA
- a CDS encoding cell wall hydrolase — protein sequence MSVGGSDLPLCSMIADPNARCIQDDHAADRARAYASASAGTAAAASGLSVEDREAMGRIAYAEAGNQGEEGIAAVIFCVLNRVNSGLFQGSVQAVIDAPNQFEPATRVGGWRRLPPLDYSQSIQFDTILNLILAGRLPDLTNGALFFQNAAIVAARAARGSVSSYLVDFGGTPPVAEIGDHRFYDWRAATNLASARDSRRDEATAAAYETAYADPGNGAYAGEGAYAGESSYADDGAHDLVAGDAYPLAAAAEAWPGSDDGEASPAVDAQ from the coding sequence ATGTCGGTCGGGGGCTCGGATCTTCCTCTTTGTTCAATGATCGCCGACCCCAATGCCCGGTGCATCCAGGACGACCACGCCGCCGACCGCGCGCGCGCGTACGCCTCGGCTTCTGCCGGCACGGCGGCGGCGGCCTCCGGGCTGAGCGTGGAAGACCGGGAGGCGATGGGCCGAATCGCCTACGCGGAAGCCGGCAACCAGGGCGAGGAAGGAATCGCCGCAGTCATCTTCTGCGTCCTCAACCGGGTGAACTCCGGGCTGTTCCAGGGCAGTGTGCAGGCGGTGATTGACGCGCCCAACCAGTTTGAGCCGGCGACCAGGGTCGGCGGCTGGCGCCGCCTGCCGCCGCTCGACTACAGCCAGAGCATCCAGTTCGATACCATCCTCAATCTCATCCTCGCCGGCCGGCTTCCCGATCTCACCAACGGCGCCCTGTTCTTCCAGAACGCCGCAATCGTCGCAGCCCGGGCGGCACGGGGATCCGTCTCGTCTTATCTCGTTGACTTCGGCGGCACGCCGCCGGTCGCGGAGATCGGCGATCACCGCTTTTACGACTGGCGAGCGGCGACTAATCTCGCCTCCGCCCGCGACAGCCGCCGCGACGAGGCGACGGCCGCCGCCTACGAGACCGCCTACGCGGACCCGGGGAACGGCGCGTACGCGGGGGAAGGCGCGTACGCCGGTGAGAGCTCGTACGCCGACGACGGCGCCCACGACCTTGTGGCGGGGGATGCTTATCCGCTTGCGGCAGCCGCGGAAGCCTGGCCGGGCAGCGACGATGGCGAGGCCAGCCCGGCAGTGGATGCGCAGTAG